Genomic DNA from Acidobacteriota bacterium:
GAACCCGGGGGTTAGTGCACCATCAAGCATGGGGCATAAAGCTGCAGGCCCCCCGAGGCCGGTGGCGCCATGGACGGAAGGTCATCCGCGCCCCGCCATGCAACCGTACGTAGTACGCTTCCACCAGCCGACACCATCCAAGCCGAGGGACTCGACGGAGGAAGAATGCACAAGCCCCTTCTGGTGGCCCACCGCGGCGGCTGCGCCTGCGCGCCGGAGAACTCCGCCGCCGCCCTCTGTCGCGCCCTCGAGGCGGGAGCCGCCGCGGTCGAGATCGACGCACGGCCCACCGCCGACGGCCTGCTGGTGCTGCTC
This window encodes:
- a CDS encoding glycerophosphodiester phosphodiesterase family protein, with the protein product MHKPLLVAHRGGCACAPENSAAALCRALEAGAAAVEIDARPTADGLLVLL